The Candidatus Hydrogenisulfobacillus filiaventi sequence CGCCTCGGCTCTGGTATGATCGCCTTGCCTCTCCGCCACCGGCCCGAGGGGTCGTTCTTTTTATAGCGCACTTATCAACAGCTTGTGGACAAGGTTGTGGATGGCTTGTGGGTACTTGTCGGATAACAGGAGGAGTGCCGCATGCTTGAGCTCGGCCTGGACGCCCTTTGGGTGGAGGCCACGGACCGTCTGCAACAAGAGCTCAGCACGCCCAGCTTCGAAACCTGGGTCAAGGTAACCAGGCCCCAAGGGCTGGCCGGAAACACCCTTACCTTGGCGGTACCGTCGGAATTCATCCGGGAAATGGTCGCCACCCGCTACCAGAGCATCCTGCGGGAAGTGCTGCGTCAGGTCAGCGGACGCGACCTCACCGTCCGGCTGGTGGTCCATCCCGACGCCGCCGGCCCGGCCCCGGCCGCCGCCCTGCCGGCCCGCCCCCCGGCTTCCGCGCGCACCCCGGCGCCGGCGGCGAATGAATACCGGGCGCGCCTCAACCCGAAGTACGTCTTTGAGGCCTTCGTGGTCGGTTCCTCCAACCGCCTGGCCCATGCCGCCTGCATGGCGGTGGCGGAGATGCCGGCCCGCGCGTACAATCCCCTGTTCCTTTACGGCGGCGTAGGCCTAGGCAAGACCCATCTCATGCACGCCATCGGCCATCAGGTACTGACCCGCAGCCCGGAGGCACGGGTGCTGTACGTTTCGTCCGAGAATTTCACCAACGAGATGATCAACGCCATCCGCGACGACCGTATGGAGGCCTTCCGGCAGCGCTACCGGGGCATCGATGTGCTGCTGATTGACGACATCCAGTTCGTAGCCGGCAAGGAACGGACCCAGGAGGAATTCTTCCACACCTTTGAAGCCCTGCATGGGGCCCGTAAGCAGATCGTGATCTCCAGCGACCGCCCGCCCAAGGACATTCCCACCCTCGAGGACCGCCTGCGCTCCCGGTTCGAATGGGGGCTCATCACCGACATCCAGCCCCCGGATATGGAAACCCGGGTGGCCATCCTGGCCAAGAAGGCCCAGATGGAGGGCCTACCCTTCCCGGATGCTGTCCTGACGTACATAGCCATGCAGATCGACTCCAACATCCGGGAGCTGGAGGGCGCTCTGATCCGGGTGACCGCCCTGGCGTCCATCACCGGCCGGAACATCACCGTCGAACTGGCCCGGGAGGCGCTGAAGGACGTGGTCACGGCCGCCCGGCCCCGGGCCATCACCATCCGCACCATCCAGGAGGAGGTAGCCCGCTACTTTGAGATCGCCACCGACGACCTGAAGGGCAAGAAGCGGAACCGGGCCCTGGCCTGGCCCCGGCAGATTGCGATGTACCTGGCCCGGGAGCTCACGGACGCCTCCCTGCCCAAGATCGGCGAGGAGTTCGGCGGCCGGGATCACACCACCGTCCTTCACGCCTGCGACAAGATCGGCACCGACCGGACCCGCAACCCGCAACTGGCCCAAATCCTGGAATACCTGGTCAATCGCATCAAATCCCACTGATGCCGGACTGGGGACAAGCGGCGGATAAGCATGTCGAAAGGGTGTGGATAGGCACAGGGTTATACACAGGCCGGCACGGTCCGACACCTGCGGCTAGGGAAACGGGGGATATCCTGCCGGGTTATCCCCAATCCCTGCCGCACCTGGAGACGGCCCGGCACGAGGGCGAGCGGACTTTTCCCCAACATCCCCAGCCCTTATGAAGATTACGAACAAGGTTTATACCATAGAACCGGAACCCGGGGATCGGTCCCCCTGGGTCGAACGGAGGCACACCATGCATTTCACCGCTGAACAAGAGGCCTTGACCCGCGCGCTGGGCCAGGTGGCCCGGGTGGTGGCGGCTCAGAACACCCTGCCCGTCCTGGCAGGCATCCAGCTCCAGGCGGAGGGGGACACGCTGCGCGTCTCCGCCACCGACCTCACCACCCTGCTGGAAGCCGAAATCCCGGTGGAGGTGCGGGAACCCGGGGTGGTGGTCATCCCGGCCGCCACCCTGCATGACCTGGTCCACCGCATTCCGACCCCGGCCGTCGAATTCCATCAGGCGGATCCCCAGGGTCCGGTCACGGTGCGCTACGGCCGCAACCGGGCCACGCTGCATGGCTTCGGCGCCGAACGTCTGCCGGCGTTTCCGGTCCCGGAAGGGGAACCTAAGGCCCTCAGTCTTCCGCCCACCGCCTGGGCCCAGGCCCCCCAGCAGCTGTTGTTCGCCTGCGCCCGGGACGATTCCCGGCCTATCCTGAAGGGGGTCTCGCTGACCCTGGGTGAGGGGCGGGCCGTGTTGGCCGCCACCGATGGCAGCCGTTTGTCGCAAAGCTGGTTCCCGGCGCCGGAGCAGTTGGGGGCACCGGTCCGGGCGGTCCTGCCGGCGCGCACCGTCGCCGAATTGGCCCGGCTCAGCGCCGGTTACGAGCGCCTAGAGGTGCTGGTCACCGACAACCTCGTCCTGGCCCGGGTGCCGGGTCTGACCCTGACTTCGCGGCTCCTGGACGGCACCTTTCCGGATTACGAACGGGTGATTCCTCGCGAGTACCTGGTCACGGTGCGGGTTCGCCTCGCGGACCTGCGGGGGGCGGTGGAACGCGTGCACGTCATCACCGGGCGCGACCACACCGCCTCCCTCCGCCTCCACCACCAGCCGGGGCTGCTGGAGGTTTCGGCCAGCTCGCCGGAATACGGTCAGGCCTTCGAGGAGGTCGAGTGTCAGAGCGAGGGGGAAGCGATGGACATCCTCTTCAACCCGGCCTATTTCCTGGAGGCCCTGAAGTCACTGGACGACGGCGAGGCGATGCTGGAGTTCGCCGGCATTCATGCCGCCGCCCGCTTCCGCTCCAGCGCCGCCCCCGGGTACTTCCATATCCTGTTGCCGTTACGCCAGGCGGTCTAGCCATGCGCCTGGCCACCCTGCGCATGGAGGGGTTCCGTAACCTGGCGCCGGCCGAACTGGTGCCCGGTCCCCGCCTCACCCTGCTGGTAGGGCCGAATGGCCAGGGCAAGACCAACGTGCTGGAGGCCGTGCACCTCCTCCTCACCGGGCAACCGCTGCGTACCGAGCAGGCGCGGGAATGCATCGCCTGGGATGGCGACCATTTCAGCCTGGCCGGGGTGGTGGACTCGGACACCGCGGGGCGGATACATCTGGCCCATAGCCTGTCCCGTCAGCCTCACAGCCGCCGGCGGACGGGGCCGGTCCTGCCGGTGGTGGCGTTCCGGCCGGATGACCTGGAGCTGGTGAAAGGGGGGCCGGAAGGACGCCGGCGTTATCTGGATCTGGCCATCGCGCCGGTGGATGCCCGCTACCGCACCGCCTGGCAGCGCTACCAGCGTGCCCTCGCCCAGCGCAACCGCAGCCTGCGCGACTGGGCAGCCGCCACGGGTTCCCCACGACACGCCCTGGAGGGGGTACTGGAAGGTTACGCCCGGCTGCTGGCGGCGGAAGGGGCGTATGTCTGGCGGGCGCGCCGCCAGTTTCTGGAGGCGCTGGCCCCGTATGTCGGGGAGGCATCGGCCCAGGTCGGGGCCGGGGAGCGCCTCCGTCTGCGGCTGGTTCCCGGCGGCACGCGGGAGCCCGCAGAGGAGCCGGCCGCCTTCCTGGCCGCGCTGGCCAGCCGCGGCGTCGAGGAACGGCAACGCGGCGTCACGCTGGTCGGTCCTCACCGGGATGAGGTGGTGCTGGAACTGGACGGCCGGGAGGCGGGCCGGTTCGGCTCCCAGGGTCAGCAGCGGACGGTGGCTCTGGCGCTGCGGCTGGCGCTCTTCCACTGGTTCCGCAGCCGGTGGGGGGAAGCGCCGATGGTCCTGCTGGATGACGTGTTTTCCGAGCTGGACCAGGAGCGGCGCCGACGGCTGCTGGCTTTCGTAGCGGGAGCCGAGGCCCAGACCCTGGTCACCGATACCGAGGGCGGGCGCTACCGGGATCTGCGGCCGGTTGTGCTGGCGGTGGAGGCGGGTCATCTTGTCCGGGAGGCATGACCGCAGGGCGGGGGACGGGCGGGAACCGGTGCCGGTAGGCCGCATCCTGGAGGCGGCCGCCGCGGCGTACCGGTGGACGGACCTGGTCCGTCTCAACCGCCTCCGCTGTGTATGGGAGGAGGCGGCGGGGCAACCTCTGGCCGGAAGGGTCCGCCTCCTCTCCTGGCACGCCGGCGTCCTGGAGGTGGCGGTGGAAAACTCGGTCTGGGCTCAGGAGCTGACCTATTGGCTGCCGTCCCTGACGGAGCGGCTCCGCCAGGCAGCGGACGGTGACGGCACGTGGCTGGAACGGATCCAGGTCAAGGTGCGTCCCGGGCTTTTCGGCGTTCCGGAGGGGCCGTCTCCGGCCCGCCCGGGCCTCCCGGCCCGGGGCCGGGGAGTGGAACAGGTGCCGCTGGAGGAGCTGGGCCGCCGCCTGGCGTCCCGCCACGCGGCCCTGGTGGCCGCGGACCCGGGGCTTCACCCCTGCCGGGACTGCGGTGCGCCGACCGACCGCGACCATCTCCGCTGCAGTGCCTGCGAGGCAGCCCTGCAGGCGGGGCGGGCCCCTTCCCGGGAGGGGGCGGCAGGCGGCTATGTTCCTGCATCTGGGCGGGTTCCGGGTGGTGCGGACGCGGGAGATCATCCTGCTGC is a genomic window containing:
- the dnaA gene encoding chromosomal replication initiator informational ATPase (Evidence 2a : Function from experimental evidences in other organisms; PubMedId : 2167836, 2846289, 12682299, 16120674, 1779750, 28166228; Product type f : factor), translated to MLELGLDALWVEATDRLQQELSTPSFETWVKVTRPQGLAGNTLTLAVPSEFIREMVATRYQSILREVLRQVSGRDLTVRLVVHPDAAGPAPAAALPARPPASARTPAPAANEYRARLNPKYVFEAFVVGSSNRLAHAACMAVAEMPARAYNPLFLYGGVGLGKTHLMHAIGHQVLTRSPEARVLYVSSENFTNEMINAIRDDRMEAFRQRYRGIDVLLIDDIQFVAGKERTQEEFFHTFEALHGARKQIVISSDRPPKDIPTLEDRLRSRFEWGLITDIQPPDMETRVAILAKKAQMEGLPFPDAVLTYIAMQIDSNIRELEGALIRVTALASITGRNITVELAREALKDVVTAARPRAITIRTIQEEVARYFEIATDDLKGKKRNRALAWPRQIAMYLARELTDASLPKIGEEFGGRDHTTVLHACDKIGTDRTRNPQLAQILEYLVNRIKSH
- a CDS encoding Beta sliding clamp yields the protein MHFTAEQEALTRALGQVARVVAAQNTLPVLAGIQLQAEGDTLRVSATDLTTLLEAEIPVEVREPGVVVIPAATLHDLVHRIPTPAVEFHQADPQGPVTVRYGRNRATLHGFGAERLPAFPVPEGEPKALSLPPTAWAQAPQQLLFACARDDSRPILKGVSLTLGEGRAVLAATDGSRLSQSWFPAPEQLGAPVRAVLPARTVAELARLSAGYERLEVLVTDNLVLARVPGLTLTSRLLDGTFPDYERVIPREYLVTVRVRLADLRGAVERVHVITGRDHTASLRLHHQPGLLEVSASSPEYGQAFEEVECQSEGEAMDILFNPAYFLEALKSLDDGEAMLEFAGIHAAARFRSSAAPGYFHILLPLRQAV
- the recF gene encoding DNA replication and repair protein RecF, with protein sequence MRLATLRMEGFRNLAPAELVPGPRLTLLVGPNGQGKTNVLEAVHLLLTGQPLRTEQARECIAWDGDHFSLAGVVDSDTAGRIHLAHSLSRQPHSRRRTGPVLPVVAFRPDDLELVKGGPEGRRRYLDLAIAPVDARYRTAWQRYQRALAQRNRSLRDWAAATGSPRHALEGVLEGYARLLAAEGAYVWRARRQFLEALAPYVGEASAQVGAGERLRLRLVPGGTREPAEEPAAFLAALASRGVEERQRGVTLVGPHRDEVVLELDGREAGRFGSQGQQRTVALALRLALFHWFRSRWGEAPMVLLDDVFSELDQERRRRLLAFVAGAEAQTLVTDTEGGRYRDLRPVVLAVEAGHLVREA
- a CDS encoding protein of unknown function (Evidence 5 : Unknown function), with product MPDWGQAADKHVERVWIGTGLYTGRHGPTPAARETGDILPGYPQSLPHLETARHEGERTFPQHPQPL
- a CDS encoding protein of unknown function (Evidence 5 : Unknown function); protein product: MSGRHDRRAGDGREPVPVGRILEAAAAAYRWTDLVRLNRLRCVWEEAAGQPLAGRVRLLSWHAGVLEVAVENSVWAQELTYWLPSLTERLRQAADGDGTWLERIQVKVRPGLFGVPEGPSPARPGLPARGRGVEQVPLEELGRRLASRHAALVAADPGLHPCRDCGAPTDRDHLRCSACEAALQAGRAPSREGAAGGYVPASGRVPGGADAGDHPAAGPGGD